The genomic DNA gtaaaggggcccaagatagttggttaacattcagggacttcttctaccaagctcaagatcagtgcatcccgacacgtaggaagtcaaggaggggagccaggagacctgcttggttaaacagggaactgctgggtaaactcaagtggaagagtagagtttacaaatcatggaaggaggggctggccacttgggaagaatataaggctgttgttaaagaatgtagggatgcaactaggaaagctaaggtctccttagaattaaacctggcgagaggggtcaaggacaatggaaagagcttcttcaaatacatggcagataaaactaacaccggaggcaatgtaggcccactgatgaatggggtgggtgccctggtgacagaagatacagagaaggcagaatgactgaatgccttctttgtctctgtctactctgccggaggctgtcctgaggagccctgtatccctgaggccccagaggaaggcagggcaatggaggagtttgccttagttgatgaggactgggttagggaccagttaagcaatctggacatccataaatccatgggtccagatgggatgcacccgcgggtgctgagggagctggctgaagtcattgctggaccgctctccatcatctttgccaagtcttgggaaacgggagaggtgcctgaggactggaggaaagcaaatgtcactccggtcttcaaaaagggcaagaaggaggacccgggcaactatagactggtcagcctcacctccatccctgggaaagtgatggaacaactgatccttggtgccatctcaaggcatatcaaggataagtgggtcatcaggggcagtcaacatggcttcaccaaggggaagtcatgcttgaccaacctcatagccttttatgaagacataacaaggtggattgatgatggcagagcggtggatgtggtctaccttgacttcagtaaagcatttgacaccgtctcccacagcatcctcacagctaaactgaggaagtgtggtctggatgatcgggtagtgaggtggactgggaactggctgaaggaaagaagccagagagtcatggtcaatggggaggagtctggttggaggcctgtatctagtggagtccctcaagggccagtactgggaccagtattattcaatatattcatcaacgacttggatgagggaattgagtgtactatcagcaagtttgctgatgacaccaagctgggaggagtggctgacaggccagaaggctgtgctgccatccagcgagatctggacgggctggagagttgggcggggaaaaatttaatgaaatatattataataagggaaaatgtagagtcttacatctgggcaggaacaaccccaggttccagtataggttggagaatgacctattagagagcagtgtaggggaaagggacctgggggtcctggtggacagcaggatgaccatgagccagcactgtgcccttgtggccaagaaggccaatggcatcctggggtgtattagaaggggggtggttagtaggatgacagaggttctccttcccctctactctgccctggtgagacctcatctggaatattgtgtcctgttctgggctcctcagttcaagaaggacagggaactgctggagagagtccagcgcagggccatgaagatgattaagggagtggagcatctcccttatgaggaaaggctgagggagctgggtctctttagcttggagaagaggagactgaggggtgacctcattaatgttcataaatatataaagggtgggtgtcacgaggatggagccaggctcttctcggtgacaaccaacagtaagacaaggggtaatgagttcaagctggaacacaagaggttccacttaaatttgagaagaaacttcttctcagtgagggtgacagaacactggaacaggctgcccagggaggttgtggagtcttcttctctggagacattcaaacccgcctggatgccttcctgtgtaacctcaactaagtgttcctgctctggcagggggattggactagatgatcttttgaggtcccttccaatccctaacattctgtgattctgtgatttaatttCTGACTGTTGTGTTTAAAGACTATTAAGCTAGAAGTCAGGCACTGGAATTAGGAAATACCAGGACTAAAGCTGCCTTTTCAGGATTAATTTGGTCCCTTGCCATTTGTGTATGTCGCAGCCTTGGTTACTGTTAAAGTGGCAGAGTTATATATTGCACCAAATTGCTCTGCCTCCTTCACTGCATAGAAGAGACTCTACTCTGAGAATGAAAGAGGGGATCGTAGTGAGATGCTTAGCTCTGACTTGTTTAATGTAATAAATTAAAGGCGTTCTATcaataaaaaaggagaatgtGGAAAGATGGATGGGTGACTATTGGATTCTGCTTTAAGCACGTAGATTTTTCACCCATCTCTACCAATAGCATTATTTTGTTACAGTGAACAAAGGAACACATAGTAATTATGTGATGTTTATTCTGTGAGTGTCTTACACAAAACGCAAGACCTGGGTAAAgcagattaaaatgaaaaatttgaaaatatttcatacatTTGACAAATATACTCCTTTCCCACTGTGTCCGTGAAGTATggcttctgcagcagctgctatTGGGTGTCTCTACAATACTGTTTGAGTTCAAGTTTCCTTTATAAGAACACTGTGGATCTGTTACCTTCATATATCATGCTGCAGCTCGCATCCCAGATGAATCACTTGAGTTTGCAAACTCAATTTCTTTCAGatgaagctgaaggaaaagatgCATTCCTGCAACACTTGTTCTGATAACACTCCAAGTGTTAATGGATGCTCAGACCACAAGACTGGGTTAGGGCCAGATTCCACCACTTTAAATTGCAGTGGCATCCACAAAGGAGAGAGGttgtgcaaccccctgccccagaCAGTACGTTTAAGCAAAATAGAGAAAGCAGACCAAAACAGATTGGTTTCTCAAATTCATAGAAGCTTGACTGCTCTGCTCTTTTTAGGTAGAGGTGTGGGGGGGATTATACACTATAACTATGAGGTGAATTAAGGATAACTTGGCATTTGTGAAACGACACTTGAAAGACACTGAAACACTCAGTAAAGACAGATCTGGTGAGGAAATGGAATTCTGCTTTTGCTATTGCTGTGACACTATTAACTTATTAGGTAGTTTTAGATGTAGAAGTGGTAGCTCAGTCCTAACATATGATCAGTGCCCTGAGATGCTGTATGTGGGATCCTTTAAGTCATTTCTCAATAATATCAATTGACTTTGATTGCTTATTTATATCCATTAGTCGTAAGGTTTACCACCTTCATTTATTAATCATGAAGTTATGGCTTCTTAATattgtttcttattttgataacattttgttttactCATAAGCTGATAAGTAGTGAAACCTTTTCGTTGTAGTAGCATACATCATTTATAAATTATAAACTAAAGAGTAGGTTCCCAAATcatctgtaaaaagaaaagaattgctCTTAACGGACACGTCATTGACTTGTTTTACTACCACCATGGAAGAAGGTAGTGTCAAATTATTACAGGTTAACTTGAACAGAATTGTAAGAgtgtctctgaaaaaaaaaaaaaaaagaaaatcggATATTTCCAGTTTCTccgtgtgtgcatgtgcacagaTATATACATTTCAATTCATGCCATGGTATGGAGTGGGCTGTGTTTTGAAGCATATGGAACATGGAGATTTCTGCGCTACAGTTTAATTTGTGCGTGTTGTACTCTTGGATGCATCCGAGAGTAACTGTTCCTCAAGTATATAGGTTGTGGGCATAAAGTGCTCTTATGCTAATGAATAAAATGGAGAGTTTGGTTCTCTGGTTGCTTTAAATCTAGAACAAAAGAATGGGGGGGATACTTCAATTATAATTGTGACATTTCCAAGAAAACAGACCCTGTCAGTGCAGTTATAAGTGACACATATGTGATAGCTAGGGTATATATTAACAACACTTATTAAGCGTAAACAAGCATGATGAATTAATCTAGATTACAGACAATAATTCTGCTTCCTTCTCTGTTCCCAGTATTAATGCCCATTCCATCATCCTATGTAAAATGACAACAAACCCCTGTTAATTTGTTTAGGTTGCAGGAGACTGTCAGAGTTGCTTAGCTTCAGAAAGGTGACTTGGCATAACTAGGTTTTAGATACTTGATTCAAGAGTTTATCAATGCAGTTGTCAAGATAGATCTTCATAAAGctaaagatgagaaaaagatGATCAAGAGTGAAATAACTGAACTGTTCCTTCACATGGACAGGTATATTGCAGGAAGAGAACACAGCCCTCCCTCCCAATTAGTTAGGTGTAATATTCTTGGTGTAAGATCAGCGATTAACAGTGTGTTTGAAAGTGGGCACTTGAGCTGGTACTTTTCGAGCCTATGCATCTGTTGGAGCTAACAGTGTTGTTTTAGTTCCCATACCTTTCCTCCAAACAAGCTGTTTTCTTCAGCACTGTTGATGGTGGTTTAGCCAGTTCATGAAGTACAGAGGGATTAGGTGTGTTTACTTTATCTCTAACAAGAGTTCATGTAACACAACCTACAACttgttgttctttttcagaaacGCCACAATCATGGAGGGGCTCTTGCATTACATAAATCCAGCACACGCCATTTCACTTCTAAGCGCACTGAATGAGGAGCGTCTAAAGGGACAGCTGTGTGATGTTGTTCTTATAGTAGGAGATCAGAAATTCCGAGCTCATAAAAACATTCTGGCTGCCAGCAGTGAATACTTCCAGACTCTGTTCACTAATAAGGAAAATGAGTCTCAGTCAGTGTTTCAACTCGACTTTTGTGAGCCAGATGCTTTTGATAATGTGTTAAACTACATTTATTCTTCATCCTTGTTCATTGAGAAAGGCAGTCTTGCAGCTGTGCAAGAACTGGGTTACAGTCTTGGAATATCCTTTCTTACAAACATAGTTTCTAAGAGTCCTCAAGCTCCTTTTCCAGCTTGCCCTATTAAGAAAATACTATATCAAGATGAAGATGAAAGTAGTTCTCAGAAGAGAAGTGTCATTGTCTGTCAGAACAGAGTTGAAGCACAAGCGAAAAGTATAAATCAGACACAACATGATTTAAGCCATACTTCTAAACCTTCCCCCTCTGTTGCTGTCAAAACTAGCAGTAGACCACAAGTAGCAAAACCAACTGAAACCCTTCACAATTTATCACTGACTGAAAGGAGGTGGCTGAAAGAAAGCCCTGTGAGCTATACCAAGGTTCATGAAACTTCTGGAACTGTGGAGGATCAGAGCAGAGGTGGTTTAGTGAAAAGGAACACAGTACTGCCCCAAATGCCTTTAGCAGAGAAAGAACTTGCAAGTGATGAACCAGGAAGCAGTGGTCAACTTCTAAGAGGAAAGGCCGCAGAGATGTCATTAAAAAGACTGCGTCCACCAGTCTTGTCTCTACGTGGTGCATCAGAATCTACATTTTTGTTGCgagaggcaggaaaaggaaCTGGTCAAGGTGAAGACAGGAATTTGCTATACTACTCGAAGTTAGGGCTAGTAATCCCATCTACTGGATCTGGTCCAGAAAACCAAAGTATTGACAGAAGTGGGCCACTTGTAAAAAGTCTCCTTCGAAGGTCACTGTCCATGGACAGCCAGGTTCCTATTTACTCACCTTCTGTTGACCTAAAACCATCACAGGTATCATCGTCCTCCTCACCAGGAACTAATGATTCCCAGAAGGCATTCAATGTTATATCTCAAAAGTCATCCTTGAAAGAGTCAACGGAGAAGTTAGTCTTAGATGAAAAACCACAGGTAATACACCCACATCGCCTTAGGTCTTTCAGTGCCTCTCAGTCAACTGATAGAGAGGTTGCTTCCCCTCTCACAGAGGTGCGAATAAAAACTGAACCCAGCAGTCCACTTTCAGATCCTGCTGAAATAATAAGAGTTACAGTGGGTGATGCTTCAGCATCGACAAATAAAgactttccttttaaaactgagGATGATCCTAAGGAATCAAGTAGACTTCCAGCAAAAAGGAGATTTCAAGCTGATAGAAGACTACCATTTAAGAAACTGAAGGTGGATGAGCAAAGTTCTCCTGGGTCAGAAGAAAATTTTGAGGGAGGCTCAAGCCCTACGCACCTTGATGCTGATTTTCCTGATTCTGATGTCAGTAAAGATGAATACAGCGAGATGGAAGAAGCAAGaccaaataaaaaatttaaatgtaagCACTGCCTTAAAATTTTCAGATCAACAGCAGGTCTTCATCGTCATGTTAACATGTATCATAATCCAGAGAAGCCCTATGCTTGTGACATATGCCACAAGAGATTTCACACAAATTTCAAAGTGTGGACGCACTGCCAGACACAGCATGGAATTGTGAAGaatccctcaccagcttccaGTTCGCACGCTGTTTTGGATGAAAAATTCCAAAGAAAACTGATCGATATAGTGcgagagagagaaattaaaaaagctcTAATCGTTAAACTAAGACGTGGCAAGCAAGGTTTTCAGGGACAGTCTGCTTCACAAGCACAACAGGTCATCAAAAGAAATTTAAGATCTAGAACCAAAGGAGCCTATATTTGTACCTACTGCGGGAAAGCTTATCGTTTCCTCTCGCAATTTAAACAGCACATAAAAATGCACCCAGGGGAGAAACCAATTGGAGGAAATAAAGGTCTTAAGCAGAAAGATCATATTCATATGGAGAGTCcaatagaaaataaagaggtTTATCAGTGCCGTCTCTGCAATGCTAAGCTCTCTTCACTTATTGAACAGGGAAATCATGAGCAACTCTGTAGAAATGCTACTCTCTGTCCTTACTGCAGCCTTAGATTTACTTCTCCAGAGTTGAGGCATGAGCATGAAAGCAAGTGTGAATACAAGAAGCTTACTTGTCTTGAGTGTATGCGTACCTTTAAATCATCCTTTAGTATTTGGCGTCATCAAGTTGAAGTTCACAATCAAAACACAATGGCTCCATCAGAGAACTTTTCTTTACCTATCCTGGATCACAATGGAGAAGTGACTAGTTCATCAAGATTGCCTCCTCCATCAGAATCcaataaaatgaataattttgctgctgcaaaggaaGATGGTGTATTCAGTGACTCGTCAGAGCAAATAAATTTTGATTCTGAAGATTCCTCTTGCCTACCTGAAGACTTAAGTGTGTCGAAGCAGTTTAAAATTAAGATCAAAGAAGAGCCTGCAGATGATATAGAGGATGAGGTCACTGAAACGAGCAGAGAACCTAAGGAAGTAGTCTCCAACAAAGATGCTGGTTTGTGGCCTTGCGAAAAGTGTGGGAAGATTTTCACTGTACGCAAACAGCTGGAGCGTCACCAAGAGCTCTTGTGCTCTGTGAAGCCTTTTATTTGTCATGTGTGTAACAAGGCCTTCCGAACCAATTTCCGACTGTGGAGTCACTTCCAGTCTCACATGtcacaggctgcagaggagtcCGCAAATAAGGAGCCTGAGATGTGTCCAGCAGCTAATTCCCCATCACCACCACCCTTACCTCCACCTCCGCCCCTCCCCAAAATCCAGCCTTTGGAGCCTGATAGTCCGACAGGCTTGTCTGAAAGCTCCACTactactgaaaaattatttgtaccGCAGGAGTCAGATACACTCTTCTATCATGCTCCACCACTCTCAGCAATCACGTTCAAAAGACAATACATGTGTAAACTCTGTCATAGGACTTTCAAGACGGCTTTTAGTCTATGGAGCCATGAACAGACACATAATTAACTTTAACAGATACCTTAAAAAGCTGGTTCAGTGGAGGCTGTTTTCAGGATCTCAGAGGTATGCCATACAAGCTAGCAATCTAAGAGGATCAAAACGGCGGCGGCAACAACGTCAAATTTGGAATTCGTGATGCTGCTTGGATTTGAAGATTAAGGTAAACTGACCTGGTTAGTAGGTAGAAGCggagtaatttaaaatactgtggtCTGGGATCTAAAAGtaacagtaatttttatttcatttaacacTGAAATATGATCACATCTGGATTGTATGCATGGATCTTCATCCTGTGATGTTGGTGTGTGCGTGTGTATTATATATAAAGTTATATATTAAAGAGCAACAACAATTTGGATTCTAACTGTGTGTTTGTAGTAGTGAAATACTGTAaccaacttaatttttttttaaataaaccaaCACACAAGCTCCATATAAATACTTGCCATGCACTTGCAGTTAGGAAGGAGGTGGATGGAGTGTCTTGCTGTATTGACTTAGGTCTTAGAAGCCTTTAGCAATAACAAATAAACCTCAAGTTTGAGTAATGATGATGTTATTGGATAAGAATGTTTGATATTTTAAGGGAacatagaattgttttgttgttatatGGAACTTGTGCaaattaaaattgaatttaaagTCAGCAATATTGTTACTAAGATTTTATATAAAAAGGAGCAGCAAGCCTGCTTTCAGCCATTTAATTATAAGTTTCTAATGAAAATTGGGGAAGGGGGTACTTTGCTTTATATAATGTCCCAAAGACTAATTTACTGTAGATACTTTGGTAGCTGAAGTCATTGTATTAACAGCCATCATGATGCAAATGGTACTGTTTATAATAGGAACTAAGACTGAATGGATGTCAGACAGGTTTCATAATTTTGTTTCCACTATTTGTACAACTGTTTGTAATTCTAACTACAAAGGAATGTATAACTACTaaatcaaaaaaagaaagctcatTAAGGGACAGAAGATGAGTTGTGTTCCTACACACAGTAATAAGCTTGGCCATAAgtacaaaaatatgttttaacaaaaactaaaaatgtaaatatttatatagacAACTGTATAAATGAAGAAGTATGTATTTGAAATTTGTATTAAGCATACATATCCAGatcaaagcagaggaaaaaacatcacACTACAATCACTGCATTTTATGAATACAATGCATagaatatttctttctgctgctttctatCATATGTGATACTGTGTTgaaattttctcatttgttgAAAATCCTGGTAATAATGGGCTGCAGATATTCTGTGTTGTTCCATTATTTTACCTCAAATCACAACTGGAGCATTTAGTGTAAGTAGGATCATAGGTATTTACCAGAAGCTATAGTAAGGgtccaaaattattctgtaagTAGAAGAAGTATTTACCCAGAAACAGGTGGTAAAGAGTGAAAAATTCTTCTGCTAGAATTTAAACTTAATGGAGTGGTGATGGAATAAAGTGGACGTTAAGTGAtgcaaaaagtatttctgatCCTGACCAACATTATCCCGTGCGGGTTGGGACAGGGGATCGCATTGCACACCGTGTAGTCAGAGCCCAGTCTGTGTTCGCTGAAAGCAACAGGAGTTTAGTCACCAGATTCAGGGGGAGCAGGAGCGAGGCTTCAATTCTGTATGTAaccatgaattttttttcagcatcgCAAAATCAGAAATAAGAATTGCAAGCTGACCCCAAGATTTAGCAAAAGTGAGCACAAGTGTAACTCCTAAGAATCTGAGGATGGGCATCCTTACTTAGACACACACAGgagtagatttttttcagtgaaggcCCAAGTGTGCCACTGTATTTtccaatggatttttttaaaagttatttttcttataagTTAAGTTTAAAAGAATTGGCTCAGGATGGACCCTTGACTTTTTTGACACCtaccaaaaaaatctcagtattATTTTCAagtctcttctgtttcatttttgatTAAAATCTAAAATTGTTACTAAACATTTCTAATAGTAACATGGTGTTCTTTTTTGTCCTCTTTCAGGCAAATTGTAGCTGAATATGATTATGCTGATTTGTTAGACTATCACTTAAACTCTTTTGGTGACATTGCAATTCAAACAAGGTACTTGTTTAATAGTGACATTTCTAATAATTGACTTTTTCATTCCACCTAATAAGACTAAATTTATTTCTTACCAgaaacaatttcaaaataaaatggttaTTGCACTTAATCTGGtttaacaaaatcagaaaaacatgaaGCTTGGCTAAGTAtcctttaaatgcattttaaaaatctgtgccTATAAAATATGAACATGTTTTTGTAAAATGGTTCTTAAGTTTTCACCAATGATTCCTCTACACAACAATCTGAAAGTTTATATgtagccttttaaaaatcagtgtgcTTTCTAAAGGAAGATGGCAACTAGTTCAGCTATGTCATAGTCATCTAACTTCCAACTGGGATTCTGCTATGTGATATGATGATAAATTTCACACACTTTAAATCAAAAGCTTGTGCAACATCTTTGAAGAAACCTTGATCTTTTTCCTAGTATACTCTGTGTGataaaaaatccataaaatatttttggtctAAATAGCCTCCTTCTAAGTTTTTCtttagttgttttgttttgtttggggttttttctttacattttgtttttaactttgaGTGTGTTCTgcgtggttttgttttgttttttaaatttgcttctTGTTGTTTAGTAAAGGAATTCAGGATCCCTGAAGTTTAAATATGAGATGTTTGTATAGCAGTTCTGGTTTTCTATTAGCTTTTATACAGTATCTTAAAAAGCCCTTGATAGAAGTGTTTATTTTGGAGGATACAGAATAAATATGCTTCCACTAATATAACTttaatatatgttttaaaagttaaattatggaaaaaatgttAGTTGCTTGTTTATAAATAAAGGTCTTTTGAGGAGTGTCTAGTTTGGCCACAgccaaaataaaagacaaatttaTTGATACAAAAGCCTGTCTTCatcatattttgtttcattttgtagcTGTGTACTGAAGAGACACAAAGTTAGAGGTCTTGTTAAATATAAAAagtggtttgcttttttcttcaaatttgtGTCAGGAACATGCAGATGTTTTAATATATAGATTAGAATCTttaattcttcctctttttgctatttttataaTCCATCAGATAAATCTCAGAGAACTATCCTGCTTCAGTGGAAGTACAGTGGAAACTTGTGCTGCATTTAAGAGGAGCAGGGTTGAGCCATGAAATGTATTTTGGTTGgggactttttttcctttcaggcaCTGTGTTGGCAAAGCGTCTAAGCCTATGGTTAAGTTCCATTAAAAtcagtcttaattttttttaaacacgtGCTTAAGTTCTTTGCTGAAGTGGGACCATGATCAACCTTGAAAGTGAGCAATGgcagaaaaatacatacaggtttttttaagccCTAGAACcaaaagttaaaattatttttcctctacGTAAAAACTGCATATACAGCTAAGGTATATTTCTGTAgtttaacaaaaacaaaggaCGTGAACCAGTAATAAtaatgtacctttttttttttttttttttttttttttggcaaatggGAGCGAAACACCCTGTGACAGTTAATTGAGCAGGTAACCTGCTGAAGCAGTGGGTGACACTAGACTTTCTCTTGTGTATTTCAGAATGGAGATGTAGCCTTATCCATGAACCAAAACATATCTGTAAGAGACTTATTCCTGCATTTCCTATTTAGGCAGGCCTTCTAGTGACATCTAGTAGACTTTTTTGTCtaatgtttgtggttttttccccccaagtaGGACATGTGGGTTTCGTTTGAAGCTACATGTACTCTGTTTTTGTTCCAAGCTTCCAGTGATAAAACTAGAAGTTCCTCACATGGGATAAAGACAGACTATGCCTAAATTCTTGGCACTAACAGTGAGGGTGCAAATATCTGGCATGAGCCTGTAATCTGGCATGTGCCTATACTGTTCAGTAAAATTGTTTACATTTTCCTACCCGAAGATTtagataaaaatcaaagcaagcttaggtggttttggttttattatttttttaagttgctgTTAATGAATCAGTGTTAAAatccttttgttgttgttgaacaCAGCCTGATAGTGTTTTCTAATGTCATTGATTCTTGCTTATTTAAAATGACTTGTGAAAAACTGTACTATAGCTGTTGTACATAAAGGGACACTATCAAGAGAAAGGTTGGATACAGTAAATGTACTTATCTGTATTAAGAATAATTGATATTAATAAAATCAAAGAATTCAAAAACAGGAGTTGAGTCATAACACTTGAGCTGCTTGTGCATGAAAATGCCTATTAAGGACATCCTTAATTGTTGCAAGGATATCTGAAAAATGTATCTGAATTCTGTGGGTTGAGCTTATTTTTCgtgttgctttttctcttgctgttccAGAGTAAAGGACATaatccatttttccttttccgGTTTCTCAGCGATACACATTACCTTTTAAAGACACAAGCTTCCCACTACTGAAGCAgcatctttaattaaaatatgtatgtaaaaCCAGAACAAGCTATCTTTAGTGATGTAACacacaaaatatatataaagtacACATTTTAAGACTTATTCTTGATAGTGTCCCTTTTtaagaaggaggaaaatgggATCATTTTAGTGCTTGGGTACAGGGGAATAGTTTCCT from Caloenas nicobarica isolate bCalNic1 chromosome 1, bCalNic1.hap1, whole genome shotgun sequence includes the following:
- the ZBTB21 gene encoding zinc finger and BTB domain-containing protein 21, coding for MEGLLHYINPAHAISLLSALNEERLKGQLCDVVLIVGDQKFRAHKNILAASSEYFQTLFTNKENESQSVFQLDFCEPDAFDNVLNYIYSSSLFIEKGSLAAVQELGYSLGISFLTNIVSKSPQAPFPACPIKKILYQDEDESSSQKRSVIVCQNRVEAQAKSINQTQHDLSHTSKPSPSVAVKTSSRPQVAKPTETLHNLSLTERRWLKESPVSYTKVHETSGTVEDQSRGGLVKRNTVLPQMPLAEKELASDEPGSSGQLLRGKAAEMSLKRLRPPVLSLRGASESTFLLREAGKGTGQGEDRNLLYYSKLGLVIPSTGSGPENQSIDRSGPLVKSLLRRSLSMDSQVPIYSPSVDLKPSQVSSSSSPGTNDSQKAFNVISQKSSLKESTEKLVLDEKPQVIHPHRLRSFSASQSTDREVASPLTEVRIKTEPSSPLSDPAEIIRVTVGDASASTNKDFPFKTEDDPKESSRLPAKRRFQADRRLPFKKLKVDEQSSPGSEENFEGGSSPTHLDADFPDSDVSKDEYSEMEEARPNKKFKCKHCLKIFRSTAGLHRHVNMYHNPEKPYACDICHKRFHTNFKVWTHCQTQHGIVKNPSPASSSHAVLDEKFQRKLIDIVREREIKKALIVKLRRGKQGFQGQSASQAQQVIKRNLRSRTKGAYICTYCGKAYRFLSQFKQHIKMHPGEKPIGGNKGLKQKDHIHMESPIENKEVYQCRLCNAKLSSLIEQGNHEQLCRNATLCPYCSLRFTSPELRHEHESKCEYKKLTCLECMRTFKSSFSIWRHQVEVHNQNTMAPSENFSLPILDHNGEVTSSSRLPPPSESNKMNNFAAAKEDGVFSDSSEQINFDSEDSSCLPEDLSVSKQFKIKIKEEPADDIEDEVTETSREPKEVVSNKDAGLWPCEKCGKIFTVRKQLERHQELLCSVKPFICHVCNKAFRTNFRLWSHFQSHMSQAAEESANKEPEMCPAANSPSPPPLPPPPPLPKIQPLEPDSPTGLSESSTTTEKLFVPQESDTLFYHAPPLSAITFKRQYMCKLCHRTFKTAFSLWSHEQTHN